A genomic segment from uncultured Marinifilum sp. encodes:
- a CDS encoding IS1182 family transposase has protein sequence MLAQQQSISFSSHSGLYDLIIPKDNILRQINDLIDFTFIYDELSSKYCQDNGRTAESPIRLFKYLLLKVIYNVSDVDVVERSRFDMSFKYFLGMAPEEDVINPSTLTKFRRLRLKDTKLLNLLIGKTVSIAVEKGIIKSTSIIVDATHTKSRSNPLSPIEVLKKRAKLLRKMIYSVDEDIKEQLPQKNTNDNLELELSYCLDLVDFISKNDVISSYPKVKEKINHLQEIIEDTQHKYTLSKDEDARIGHKSTDSSFFGYKSHIGMTEERIITAAVITSGEKGDGPLLPEIIEQSIQNGIEKVDTVIGDSAYSGKSNLIYGKENGIQIVSKLNPAITQGFRKEEDKFEFNKDADMFVCPAGHMAIRKAKQGARKTNQVIAYYFDVEKCKVCSQRAGCYKDGAKSKSYSVTINSKEHEKQIEFQNSEVFKEKSKHRYKIEAKNGELKNSHGFDRATSYGLDCMQMQGALTIFAVNLKRILKLM, from the coding sequence ATGTTAGCACAACAACAAAGCATATCATTTAGCTCCCATTCGGGGTTATACGACCTCATTATTCCCAAGGATAATATCCTGAGACAAATAAATGATTTGATTGATTTTACATTTATTTATGATGAGTTGTCTTCTAAATATTGTCAGGATAATGGGCGTACTGCAGAGAGTCCAATAAGGTTGTTTAAGTACCTCTTACTAAAAGTTATTTATAACGTTTCGGACGTAGATGTTGTTGAACGTTCAAGATTTGACATGTCGTTTAAGTACTTTTTAGGTATGGCTCCTGAGGAGGATGTAATTAATCCAAGTACGTTAACAAAATTTCGTCGTTTGCGACTTAAGGACACTAAATTGTTAAATCTTCTCATTGGCAAAACAGTTTCTATTGCTGTAGAAAAAGGAATAATCAAATCCACCTCTATTATTGTAGATGCTACTCATACAAAAAGTAGATCCAATCCCTTGTCTCCTATAGAAGTGTTAAAAAAAAGAGCAAAGTTGCTTCGAAAAATGATCTATAGTGTAGATGAAGATATAAAAGAGCAATTACCACAAAAGAACACAAATGATAATTTAGAGCTAGAGCTAAGCTACTGTTTGGATTTAGTAGATTTTATTTCTAAAAACGATGTCATTTCCAGTTACCCAAAAGTAAAAGAGAAAATAAATCATCTTCAAGAAATCATAGAAGATACCCAGCACAAGTATACTTTATCGAAAGATGAAGATGCACGAATTGGTCACAAATCAACAGACTCTTCCTTTTTCGGTTATAAAAGTCATATTGGAATGACAGAAGAACGTATCATAACAGCTGCAGTAATAACTTCTGGCGAAAAAGGCGATGGTCCTTTGTTACCTGAAATCATAGAGCAAAGCATTCAAAACGGAATAGAAAAAGTAGACACTGTCATTGGGGACTCTGCCTACTCAGGAAAAAGCAATTTAATTTATGGAAAAGAAAATGGCATACAAATAGTCTCAAAATTAAACCCGGCAATTACACAAGGTTTTAGAAAGGAGGAAGACAAATTTGAATTCAATAAAGATGCTGATATGTTTGTTTGTCCCGCAGGACATATGGCTATACGAAAAGCAAAGCAAGGAGCTAGAAAGACAAATCAAGTAATAGCCTACTATTTTGATGTCGAAAAATGTAAAGTCTGTTCACAAAGAGCAGGATGCTATAAAGATGGAGCCAAGAGTAAATCATATTCCGTTACAATAAACTCTAAAGAACATGAAAAACAGATAGAGTTTCAGAACTCAGAAGTCTTTAAAGAAAAATCAAAACATCGGTATAAGATAGAAGCTAAAAATGGAGAACTTAAAAACTCTCATGGCTTTGATCGAGCCACTTCATATGGTCTGGATTGTATGCAAATGCAAGGAGCATTGACAATATTTGCAGTAAATCTGAAAAGAATACTGAAACTGATGTAG
- the pepT gene encoding peptidase T, which produces MNKVIEKFLRYVKFDTESDTETGLTPSTPGQMVLAKELAKELEEIGLENVSLDENGYVMGILPSNLDHEVPAVGFIAHMDTSPDFSGRNVNPQFVENYNGEDLVLNEAENIVMKVADFPDLKQYIGQTLITTDGTTLLGADDKAGVAEIITALEHLANNPEIKHGPVHIGFTPDEEIGKGADFFNVQKFGADFAYTLDGGEIGELQYENFNAAYAKITFKGRNVHPGMAKDKMINSMLIANEYISKLPKEDVPEKTENYQGFYHLISMEGGVESSSLEYIIRDFDLDNYESRKKFVKDLCEDFNKRYGEGTASIEITNQYYNMREKVEPVKYIVDIAEEAMKQVGVDPMVIPIRGGTDGSRLSYMGLPCPNIFAGGHNFHGRFEYVPVESMQKAVDVILKIVELISKK; this is translated from the coding sequence ATGAATAAAGTAATAGAAAAGTTTTTACGATATGTAAAATTTGATACCGAATCGGATACTGAAACAGGTTTAACTCCTAGTACTCCCGGACAAATGGTATTGGCTAAAGAATTAGCTAAGGAGCTCGAAGAAATTGGTCTCGAAAATGTAAGTTTAGATGAGAATGGATACGTAATGGGTATTCTTCCTTCGAATTTAGATCATGAGGTTCCTGCAGTTGGTTTTATTGCACACATGGATACAAGTCCTGATTTTTCAGGGAGAAATGTAAATCCTCAGTTTGTAGAGAATTACAATGGCGAAGATCTTGTTTTAAATGAGGCTGAGAATATTGTAATGAAAGTAGCCGATTTTCCAGACTTAAAACAATATATTGGGCAAACATTAATTACTACCGACGGAACAACATTGCTTGGTGCAGATGATAAAGCCGGTGTTGCCGAAATTATTACTGCGCTTGAACATTTGGCCAATAACCCGGAGATTAAACACGGACCTGTTCACATTGGTTTTACTCCCGATGAGGAAATAGGGAAAGGTGCCGACTTTTTTAATGTACAAAAGTTTGGAGCAGACTTTGCTTATACTTTGGATGGTGGAGAAATAGGAGAGCTGCAATACGAGAACTTTAATGCTGCTTATGCAAAAATTACTTTTAAAGGGCGCAATGTTCATCCAGGAATGGCTAAGGATAAAATGATTAATTCAATGCTAATTGCAAACGAATATATTTCAAAATTACCTAAAGAAGATGTACCTGAAAAAACAGAAAATTATCAGGGATTCTATCATCTTATTTCCATGGAAGGCGGAGTTGAAAGTTCTAGTTTAGAGTATATTATTCGAGATTTCGATTTGGATAATTATGAATCTCGCAAGAAGTTTGTAAAGGATTTATGCGAAGATTTTAATAAAAGATACGGTGAGGGTACAGCTAGCATAGAAATTACCAATCAGTATTATAATATGCGCGAAAAAGTTGAACCTGTTAAGTATATTGTTGATATTGCTGAGGAAGCAATGAAACAGGTAGGAGTAGACCCAATGGTGATTCCAATACGTGGAGGAACTGATGGAAGCCGACTTTCTTATATGGGTTTACCTTGTCCGAATATTTTTGCAGGAGGCCATAATTTTCACGGTCGATTCGAATATGTTCCTGTGGAATCAATGCAGAAAGCTGTTGATGTGATCTTGAAAATTGTAGAACTTATTTCAAAAAAATAA
- a CDS encoding helix-turn-helix domain-containing protein, which produces MKKGSCPIDTFINYVKGKRKATIVLHLMQGTKRYSELIKLIPDVSDRMLSKNLKELEESGFIERKVYPEVPPKVEYSLSKLGKEIHPVLLAMYRAGRVLEKEID; this is translated from the coding sequence TTGAAAAAAGGATCTTGTCCCATCGATACATTTATTAATTACGTGAAAGGAAAGCGTAAGGCAACAATTGTTTTACACCTAATGCAAGGAACCAAGCGCTATTCTGAACTGATAAAACTTATTCCCGATGTAAGCGACAGAATGCTTAGCAAAAATCTGAAGGAATTGGAAGAATCGGGGTTTATTGAAAGAAAAGTATATCCTGAGGTACCACCAAAAGTTGAATATAGTTTAAGTAAGTTAGGTAAAGAAATTCATCCTGTACTACTTGCTATGTACCGTGCAGGCAGAGTTCTGGAAAAAGAAATCGATTAA
- a CDS encoding YhdH/YhfP family quinone oxidoreductase, with protein sequence MNKEFKALRIYEEEGKFIRGIEKLKIEDLPSGDVIVKVKYSSLNFKDALSVTGNKGVTREYPHTPGIDAAGVVESSASDKFKAGDKVIVTSYDLGMNTDGGFAEYIRVPEDWVVAMPQELDFKQAMIYGTAGFTAALSVYRLLAAGQKPEMGPVVVTGALGGVGSIAISILSSLGFEVIAATFESTGDEEVLQELGASNRISTDITDDKSGRPLLRPLWAGAIDVIGGNTLHTLLKACKPLGNVTTCGNVGSGDLAMTVYPFILNGISLIGIDSQNCPMELRQKVWDKLAADWNVYKNKEQVIESSLEELDTYIDLMLEKKSRGRVIVKL encoded by the coding sequence ATGAATAAAGAATTTAAAGCACTTCGAATTTACGAGGAAGAGGGAAAGTTTATAAGAGGAATTGAAAAGTTGAAAATTGAAGATTTGCCAAGTGGTGATGTAATTGTAAAAGTGAAGTATTCTTCTTTAAATTTTAAGGATGCTCTTTCAGTAACAGGTAATAAAGGAGTAACCCGAGAATATCCACATACTCCGGGAATTGATGCTGCCGGAGTGGTAGAATCATCGGCAAGTGATAAATTTAAAGCTGGCGACAAAGTTATTGTAACTAGCTATGATTTAGGTATGAATACCGATGGCGGATTTGCAGAGTATATTCGTGTGCCCGAAGACTGGGTAGTGGCAATGCCTCAGGAGTTGGATTTTAAACAGGCAATGATATATGGGACAGCAGGATTTACAGCAGCATTATCGGTGTATCGTTTGTTGGCAGCCGGACAAAAACCCGAAATGGGACCTGTTGTGGTAACAGGTGCTTTAGGTGGAGTAGGTAGTATAGCCATTAGTATTTTATCATCATTAGGTTTTGAGGTGATAGCAGCTACTTTTGAGTCAACTGGGGATGAGGAAGTATTGCAGGAATTAGGAGCTAGCAATCGAATTTCTACCGATATTACTGATGATAAATCGGGAAGACCTTTACTAAGACCTTTGTGGGCTGGTGCCATTGATGTTATTGGTGGCAATACCTTACATACTTTACTAAAGGCCTGTAAACCATTAGGTAATGTAACTACTTGCGGTAATGTGGGGTCTGGAGATTTGGCAATGACCGTTTATCCTTTTATTTTAAATGGAATTAGTTTAATTGGTATCGATTCGCAAAACTGTCCAATGGAATTAAGACAAAAAGTTTGGGATAAATTGGCAGCCGATTGGAATGTTTATAAAAATAAAGAGCAGGTTATAGAATCAAGTTTAGAAGAATTAGATACTTATATTGATTTAATGTTGGAGAAAAAAAGTCGCGGACGAGTAATCGTAAAATTGTAG
- a CDS encoding TonB-dependent receptor, translated as MQLCLCTSVLYAQEYCLTGNVRNFQTNEPIEYANVYLSNSAITYTKADGSYSFYGLKAGEYELCISCIPYKPYKQKIIIKTSNTTQNVKLIPSVELLSPIVVTGTGTRYRVDNVPVQTEIISGKSIQEISGRSVEEIITSLSSSVDFTSSAMGTNIKINGLGEDYVLILLDGKRLTGSVGGRVDLSRINSEDIEQIEIVKGASSTLYGSDAISGVINIISKRSKGKFNLSNSSRFGANNEWKQLNTFTYNKGALSSKTSFSRKQNDGYQLNNMKINTSWESNHDLPYLVVTYDMPVNKKRSYTINQSFVYDINANLKLSADASWYEKTLYFPFKGRMYNYYYNNKSASFAARYKLKNKDFINFSFDFGNYKYYNEYPYKYSERYISEDGVVKKTYYPGERFKNSDQTNLTLQLKGVFHLSKENTISSGLEYLGDDLEAKYRLINNSANAYTLSVYVQDEFKLSESLNFVGGLRVINHERYGTIVTPKIAAMCKKGKFTHRISYANGFKSPTLKELYYYYESERMGMYRLYLGNKDLKPQKSNYYSLSTEFKTKSFRSGLSLYINKLTDMIDYKIIPTIYDHKRRGIEETKLRYNIDDAQNIGIDWTFNAGLFKGFSLGVGYSYVDAKNKTQDIRLNGVSKHSATLKATWVKNWQKYLLNLNVTGNYKSNKFYLEEDEQRAYADPYQLWKLTGTLSFKKLKKCKLSITAGIDNIFDYVDNKPYGSHYGTLNPGRTIFAGLNFKFTQDKK; from the coding sequence ATGCAATTATGTTTATGCACCAGTGTTTTGTACGCACAGGAGTATTGTTTGACAGGTAATGTAAGAAACTTTCAAACAAATGAGCCTATTGAATATGCCAATGTTTATTTGTCTAATTCTGCAATAACTTACACTAAAGCCGATGGTTCTTATTCTTTTTATGGTTTAAAAGCAGGAGAATATGAATTGTGTATATCATGTATTCCTTATAAACCTTATAAGCAAAAAATTATAATTAAGACTTCCAATACTACTCAAAATGTGAAACTTATTCCCTCGGTAGAATTACTTTCTCCAATAGTTGTTACAGGAACAGGAACGCGTTATCGGGTCGATAATGTGCCGGTACAGACCGAGATTATTTCAGGAAAAAGTATACAAGAAATATCTGGTAGAAGTGTAGAAGAAATTATTACCAGCTTATCATCTTCGGTCGATTTTACATCGAGTGCCATGGGTACAAATATTAAAATTAACGGATTAGGAGAAGATTATGTTTTAATATTGCTTGATGGAAAAAGACTAACGGGTAGTGTAGGGGGAAGAGTTGATTTAAGTAGAATTAATTCGGAAGATATAGAGCAAATAGAAATTGTAAAAGGTGCCTCATCTACCTTATATGGATCCGATGCAATATCTGGAGTTATTAATATAATAAGTAAACGATCAAAAGGAAAGTTTAATTTATCAAATAGTAGCAGATTTGGAGCGAATAACGAATGGAAACAACTAAATACTTTTACATATAATAAAGGTGCTTTATCGAGTAAAACCTCATTTTCCAGAAAACAGAACGATGGTTATCAGTTAAACAATATGAAAATAAATACCAGTTGGGAGAGTAATCACGACTTGCCTTATTTGGTTGTTACTTACGATATGCCCGTTAATAAAAAGAGATCGTATACTATAAATCAGTCTTTTGTGTACGATATAAATGCAAATTTGAAGCTTAGTGCCGATGCTTCCTGGTATGAGAAAACTTTGTATTTTCCTTTTAAAGGAAGAATGTATAATTATTATTACAATAATAAAAGTGCTTCGTTTGCTGCTAGGTATAAGTTAAAGAATAAAGATTTTATCAACTTTAGTTTCGATTTTGGTAACTATAAGTATTATAACGAATATCCATACAAATATAGCGAGCGCTATATAAGCGAAGATGGAGTAGTAAAAAAAACGTACTATCCGGGCGAGCGATTTAAAAATTCAGATCAAACAAATCTTACTCTTCAGTTAAAAGGTGTTTTTCATTTGAGTAAGGAGAATACTATTAGTTCTGGATTAGAATATTTAGGAGACGATTTAGAAGCTAAATATCGCTTAATAAATAATAGTGCAAATGCTTATACTCTATCCGTATATGTTCAGGATGAATTTAAACTATCAGAGAGTTTAAATTTTGTTGGCGGCCTTCGTGTAATCAATCACGAGCGTTATGGTACTATTGTTACTCCTAAAATTGCTGCCATGTGTAAAAAAGGAAAATTTACCCACAGAATATCTTATGCCAATGGTTTTAAGAGCCCTACGCTTAAAGAACTATATTATTACTACGAAAGCGAACGAATGGGAATGTATCGCCTGTATTTAGGCAATAAAGATTTAAAGCCGCAAAAATCCAATTATTACTCTTTATCAACCGAGTTTAAAACTAAAAGCTTTAGAAGCGGATTAAGTTTGTATATCAATAAATTAACCGATATGATCGACTATAAAATAATACCAACAATTTATGATCATAAAAGACGAGGTATTGAAGAAACCAAGCTGCGTTATAATATTGATGATGCTCAAAATATAGGAATTGACTGGACTTTTAATGCAGGATTGTTTAAGGGGTTTTCGCTGGGAGTTGGATACAGTTATGTGGATGCTAAAAATAAAACTCAGGATATAAGACTTAATGGAGTGTCGAAACATAGTGCCACGCTAAAAGCAACATGGGTAAAGAACTGGCAAAAATATTTACTGAATTTAAATGTTACTGGTAATTATAAGTCCAATAAGTTTTATTTGGAAGAAGACGAGCAAAGAGCTTATGCAGATCCTTATCAATTATGGAAATTAACAGGAACATTAAGTTTTAAAAAATTGAAAAAATGTAAACTCTCAATAACTGCAGGAATCGATAATATTTTCGATTATGTAGACAATAAACCTTATGGTTCACATTATGGAACACTTAATCCGGGCAGAACCATTTTTGCTGGTTTAAATTTTAAGTTTACACAAGATAAAAAATAA
- a CDS encoding sirohydrochlorin cobaltochelatase, with translation MKIFRKTILMFAAAALLFTACDSNSNDDEQKLGDKEGVLLVTFGSSFPDPQITFDNVDKAAKAKFSGEEIRWGFTSDLIINKLRKGNGEGSLAGKVIDNDTPEEALKIMIEEGYSKFAVQSLHVIPGEEFDELLEATEKIEKEKPGVQFSIGVPLLNSDDDIAAVAKIMAAKFANEVAAGPVLFMGHGTPHKADGQYAKLEAELKKIDENFFVGTVEGIGFEAGTTSIGGILTKINAISPKPASVTITPLMSIAGDHANNDMNGRTESSDPEEQSWRERLEADGYTVNCIMKGLGDYSEIREIWLEHLDEAKAK, from the coding sequence ATGAAAATTTTTAGAAAAACTATTTTAATGTTTGCAGCAGCTGCATTATTATTTACTGCCTGCGATAGCAATAGCAATGATGATGAACAAAAATTAGGAGATAAAGAGGGGGTACTACTTGTAACCTTTGGATCTTCTTTTCCTGATCCTCAAATTACATTCGATAATGTTGATAAGGCAGCAAAAGCTAAATTTTCAGGTGAAGAAATTCGTTGGGGATTTACTTCAGACCTAATTATTAATAAATTACGTAAAGGTAATGGCGAAGGTTCTTTAGCAGGAAAAGTAATTGATAACGATACACCTGAAGAAGCTTTAAAAATAATGATTGAAGAAGGTTACTCAAAGTTTGCAGTACAATCTCTACACGTTATTCCAGGTGAGGAGTTCGACGAATTATTGGAAGCAACAGAAAAAATTGAAAAAGAAAAACCAGGTGTACAATTTTCAATAGGAGTTCCTTTACTAAATAGCGATGACGATATTGCAGCAGTAGCTAAAATTATGGCTGCCAAGTTTGCAAACGAAGTTGCAGCAGGACCTGTTTTGTTTATGGGACACGGAACGCCACATAAGGCAGATGGACAGTATGCAAAACTTGAAGCTGAATTGAAAAAAATAGATGAAAATTTCTTTGTGGGAACTGTTGAGGGAATTGGTTTTGAGGCAGGAACTACTTCAATTGGTGGTATTTTGACTAAAATAAATGCCATTTCTCCAAAACCTGCTTCGGTTACCATTACTCCACTTATGTCTATTGCTGGTGATCATGCAAATAACGATATGAATGGTAGAACTGAAAGTTCAGATCCAGAAGAGCAATCGTGGAGAGAAAGATTAGAAGCTGATGGTTATACCGTTAATTGTATAATGAAAGGTTTAGGAGATTATTCTGAGATTAGAGAAATCTGGCTTGAACATCTTGATGAAGCAAAAGCCAAGTAG